ggctagaaacaattggcagcattcctgagatctggaaagtctaaaccttgtctgtggtattccgagtaggatctgggacgggatgactgtgacgatcttcaaactcacgactgttgggcgcagtgacagtgtgtaaaaggatagagagatcctatttcGCCACAAGtgggaaccgacagatgattagccatgcggtagctgtgcttgttatttttcatccgagacgagaaatctgacagttgattagccatacagaaactgtagccggaccattttcattaagaagatcatacagcttgccatggaagggaggacgcatgattggatgaagacaataggaaagcagaggttcagaagtaacaaagcatctccgaacgcttatctgaaatttccaccaatgaattacataagtatctctatgttatttttcgttttatttaccttttaattatcaatacctcataaccatttgaatccgtctgattgagatttacaagatgaccatagcttgcttcaagccgacaatctctgtggaatcgacccttattcgcgtaaggtttattacttggacgacccaatgcacttgctggttagttgtgcggagttgcaaaagtgtgattgcaatttcgtgcaccaaaaatCTAGTAAGGAACTTCCTAGCTAGGTCATCAAAGTAAATTACCGACTTAGGAGGTAAGTTatcaaaccacttcatcgcAGCTTTGGTCAAACTTGTCAGGAAGGCTTTGCAATGAGTTGCATCAGAGGCATCggctaggtacatccgactcTTGAAATTACTGAAGTGGTGCCTCTGATCGGTCGTTCCATCATAGAGATCCATGTTAggagttttgaaatttttgggaACCCTAGCTCGCATGATCTCTTCAACAAACGGATCTTCTCCTCCCAAAGGACTTTCCTCCCGATCTGCCCGATTGCTCCGTCTTTGGAGGTCGGCCTCCAATCTTAAGAGCTTTTCCTCCAGCTCTTTTCTTCGTCGTACCTCCCTTCGCAATTTTCGTTTTGCTTTTCGTTGTCATTCAACTACTAGTTCAAGTTGTTCTAGTCGCTCACGGTGGCCGTGAACTAACCCCAGCATTTCTGTTGGATGGGGTGGTTATTTGTCCTCGGGGTGAACCTCTGAATAGATCCGCTGTGGTTGAAGGTTTCCCGACATTCCTTCTCCGTGGAGGCATGCCTTCTTTCTCGCGGTGGAGGTAATGCCAACGTCAAGTCATCATGGTGGTGCTCTGGTTCTGACTTCGACGCCGTGTGACTGTCTTCGTATTGATTGTCCACCATTTATCAAAGGTTAAgctccaggtccccggcaaagGCGTCAATGTTTCGGGAGTTACCTGAAACGGTATTTTGGGCCTGAAGATGAGGTCCAGACTCCTTCTGAGGCAGCATTTGACTTGTATTGGTGCCGGGTGCCGCTGTCCGAATTCCTCATGAGGAGGTgagggtggtacctgcaagagactccgatgcttaagttagcaagggcttTAAGATGTTTTTAGTAGATTGGAACTTGAATATACATGAGaagtgtcagtgtatttatagtagagtagATAACCACCTTTaggagtagttccacctttatTGGTGGATAACCATTCCCTCTATTTGGGAGTTTGTTGGGATCCATCTTCTAGGTGAGATAGAGATAATAAGAGAGATTTGGAGAGGTACTTACTTATTTAGATAAGTGAAACTGAACCTTCTTATCGCATCCGACCTTTTAGGGGGTCGAGTGAGTGGAAGAGGCCACCTTTGAGAGGCCTTTATCTTTAATGGACTTAGATTACATTTGGGACACGATATGAATACAAAACTATtctaatacaataaaaatataaattagtgtagtatttaaaattttaagcaaATTCAtccatttaaaaaattatttgctaatcgaacaataaattttaactttttaaaagtcttcaaaaattatttttgtcatactgatatttttattattttaaaggagaataatttattttataataatatttttaaaatttatttatcttataataaaatttgttagagacttatttatttaatatagatataaaaaattgattaaaataaatttttatgactttttgaaaataaaagtttGAATGCCGAAAATATCCAATATATTTACTCTTATTTGTTTTTCGTTAACTAATGCAAACTTTTGCGAGTTAAAGTGGTCACTGTGTGTTGGTGTGAGAAGAAGAAGCTGGGAACTCTACTGTTTTTTATTTCGCCGTGAGAGGGGAAAAGAAGATAAAGAGATTCGTGaagggaggaagaggaagaggaagaaagaagatgGAGTGCGTATTTGGCTTGGTGGGTAACGGGTTCGCGATCGTGGTGGCGGACACGTCGGCGGTTCACAGCATCCTTGTACACAAGTCCAACGAAGACAAGATCATGGTCCTCGACTCCCACAAACTCATCGCCGCCAGCGGTGAGCCGGGTGACAGGTCCCTCTCTCCCTCTTACCTTCTCTCCTTCCTTCTAGAACAttcgattttatttttatttctgaacTCTGTTGGTACTCTCTGGTTGCAGGGTTCAGTTCACCGAGTACATACAGAAGAACGTGGCTCTCTACCAGTTCCGTAATGGGATCCCTTTGACCACTGCCGCCGCTGCCAATTTCACCCGTGGCGAGTTAGCCATCGCTCTTCGCAAGGTAACCCCCATTGTTTTTCCCTTTTCCACAATTTTTGACCTAATTCTTCCTTTTCCCCTGATTTTATGAGTAATTAGGtaaatttcttctttcttacTTCAGGCCATGCCTTTCAGCTCCTACTTTGTTATTGTGTGTATTGTTATTTCAGAATCTATGGGATTTTGCCAAATGTTTGTGTTTTAATTATATGATTAGAAAGGATTGTTACCCAGTTTGATCTGTGAAGGGGAACAATTGAGTTGCTTCGGTATGACCTAAAGGTCATGGGGTCAAGCCCTTGAATCAGCAGCTGCTTGCATAGGTTAGGCTGCCTACTCGAACTCTGCATAACACAGGATGTTTCACACCAGACTGCCCATTTTGTTACTGTGCTTTGGGTTAATCTGTCTATGGATTTTCCTGTGCTTTGGGGGAGGTTCTTGATTGTGATGTGTTTGTGTCAGTTAAGTATTTTGATATTTCTGAGTTGCCGTAGAGATAGGAAGAGTTGGCATCGGAGATGTTTCATGCAGCTGTTCTCTGAAGTCTGAGCTGGATTTTTGTTCTGATGATAATTGTTTGATAGCCATTGTATTGTGGTTGTACTACATTGGAGCTTTATGTTGTACACTTAAACTACACTGAAGCTGTAGACATTCATGGCCATATACAACCTTCGTGTTTAACGCAGTTTTCCTGTACATAAGATTAAGTAAGTACATGGTAAGAAGATGAAATGCTTTCCGCTGTGATCTAACCCTTTCAAACCCACTAGGTGTAGGCTTGTGCACTGGGCTGCATGATCTACAACTAAGTAAGGAGTGATTGAGAGATCTTTCCGTTGTTTAAGATGAAGATGATGTAAAAGGGTTCTCATTGATTCTTGTCCTGTCTATTTAGCATTATTCTTCATGCCATTGCATCATCTAATAACATTTATCTTCTGTATTGATGGGCTGTAATCTATGTTGTGGTGTCCCTGCCTCTCActttgagtttattttataataatgcgTTAGCATTTGAGGAAGTAGTTAATGCtcgtttcttttattaataCTCTCATGTGTTACATATCCTTAAATTTTGTTCATTTTGTGAGGCTATCATCAATAAGATTTTTGGcttcctctccctctctccTTCAACTTGGTTTAACATGGCGAGTCACATATTACATAGCTGTAACCATTAGCATTTACTTGATTTGGATActgaatttatatatatatctgtttttttttttttttttttttacaNNNNNNNNNNNNNNNNNNNNNNNNNNNNNNNNTCGTACTTTTCGTTGTCAATGATGGACAGACACTACCACAGTGGAATGTCAGTGGAAGAAGCAATTGATCTGGTAGATAAATGCATTATGGAAATCAGGTCGAGGTTGGTTGTGGCACCACCAAACTTTGTTATCAAAATTGTTGACAAGGATGGAGCTAGACAGTATGCATGGCGTGAATCAGTGAAGGATGCTCCAGTTCCCTCAGCTTGAGTTACTATTATTTCGTTCTCTTTGTTGGACCTATTCCCATTTACTCTAGTTTATTTTCTCTATACTCTTCTTCTTGTCGTTTTATCTGAACCTGAATGTTCATTTAGATAATTTTCAAACTCTTGGCCTCTGAATTCTTAAAGGGGACAAATTGTCTTTTGAATTAGCCTTGCTCCCCGTTAAATTGAATTTAGATTGATATATATGATCGGCATCTCTTTTCAGAGGAATTTTATGAGCGAATTTAGATCCACTGAAGGAAGGAGATTAGTAAAAGGAAGGAGATTAGTAaagtgataaaataaataactaattatcaGTGGATGAGCAATTAATTGTCAATTTTCTCGCTTTAGAAGAATTTGATCCTTCGATAATATAAACAAATCCAGTGTATAAACGATTTTAGAAGAATTTGATCCTCCGGTAGCATAAACGATTCGAGGCTATAAGGGATGAGAAACTTATagcttcaataatttttttttacaatataattaggtatttattaaattatttcattttcagtttcttttttatacaaaaatttcaaatatataattacaaCAAACACGTATAGATTTAAAGTTCTTTTTCTCCCTATTGTTCAAAATAATCCATTCCAATTAAAATTGCaaccttttaaaaataaaagagtaaattgACAATTAGGTTCCTGAAGATTTTGATTTCGGACTAATtagttttgaagaaaaaaatttatcaatttggTCTTTTATGATAACAAATGGTGGATATGTGATAAATACTTCACTATCCAAAATTATATCGTTTTCATGCTTATGTGGCAACAATAGAATATATACTACTGTAGATAATGAAATATATGAACAATTCTATTTAGAGCAGGGATGATCTCATTGTTATTGATTCATTTGTTGTTCGGAGTAGTGTCTTTTAAGTATTGAAAGATGATTGGAAAATGattattttacttattcatTTTCTAGGATGGACGATAgagggaaaaaaaatttaagtcttTGTGGGTGGATATTTTGTCTATTTGAGAATGGAAACTTTGTTCTGTTGAAATTGCTATTTAGTGTATAtgctttatttgttttaaatgtTGTCTATTTCAATTTGTAAATAGATATGGCATATTTAAGATTATGCAAAACACAAGTCCGAATGAGTTTAGGATGTGTTTATAGACCACTCTCTACTTGGCACTTGCACATGAATATGTAAGGATAAATGAAGGAAGATGTATTTAGCTTGTGCATTGATGACGGAAATTACTGTACTATTACAATAaccccttcggcaagtataccgaattatcgtcaagtaaaaacttacAATAGAGTGAGATCGAATCCCATAGAGATTGATTGATTGAGCAATTTAAATCAGTAAGACACTCTAGTTGAACGGATCAGAATTGGGTGATGGATgcagaaatgtaaataacaaaattCTAAATGACTTGAAGATAAAGAAAGACAGTAAAGTGCTGGGATGTAAATGGCATAGggttaaagtgcagaatcttaaattgcataaaataaatggcaatcaaagaacagaaatgtaaataactgaATTGTAAAGGGGAATGGGTTGATGAacagaatttaaacaaagctATAAAGAATAGGGAAGATAAGAATGGGAAAGATTCATTGAggttaggagatgttgcattctccggattaaTTTCAGATCATctcttcttcaatcatgcaactcattgacctcttagCAATCATGAGTGATtgaattccaattccttggtaattcaatctgtcaaatcttgatcaatagtcAATTCTTTGGTcaaattgctcatgaagagaaaTAAACTTGGTTTCTGATTATACTACACATCCTCATAGATCCAAGTAGTGGGTAGATCTAGCGTCACATTTATCTAATCCCCAAACCCATATCTACTCAATGTGAGAAAGGATTTCAAGCATAATTTTatgattcctcttccaaggttcacaTAAAACCCAAATAcattcattctctttttcaaGATAATCGAATGCTAAGCATGAAGAACTAAATTCCTTCTAGTGaatcaaagagagatgaagagaagaagaaactcAAACTAGTATTAAttcatcaagtacaacagagctcacTTCCCCAATGAGAGGgagtttagctactcatagctcagagAAAGTGCAGGAGATAGAAAAGTGCATAGAAAAGCGTAGTAAAAGTGAAGTGAAAGTAAAAGTTCTAAGTGTCAAAAGTCCCCTTTTCAGTACCCTTTAAGGGATActtatactactcctaaaatataattacaaaaaagaaatagaaattaaaaaatatcctaACTAACTGAACTTGAAGTCTCTCTCTGCTGGCGTGTGAGGTGGTGTGCCACTTGGATgatctggcatgccacgccctcAATGATGCCTCCTCTTATTCTCTGAAGAAATGAACTGGTGTGCCACACCCATTCCCCTTATGAGGTttaagctggcgtgccacgcccaagactggcgtgccacgcccttgatGATGCACTCATTGCATTCCTCTGGAAGaatgaactggcgtgccacgcccatgacTTGGCATGTCACGCCCCTTGTGAGGGTTGACCTGGCGTTCCATGCCCAAGACTGGCATGCCACACCCTTGAGAAGGTCTTTAAAACTCTTTTCTGAAAAGTtggcctggcgtgccacgccttcaatgGTGCAACAACCTTCCCTCGCTGGCCAAGTGAACTGGCATGCCACGGCTTCGATTATGCATAAATCTTCCTTTCTGGCCAAATgaattggcgtgccatgccttcaaTGATGCCCAAATCTCCTTCTCTGGCTATTAgagctggcatgccacgcccatgtTTGGCATGCCACACCTTCAACCTGGCATGTCATGCCCATTGTGCATTTTTGCGCAACCTTTCTGGAAACTagacctggcgtgccacgcccaggattggtgtgccacgcccatagtGAGATGCTGGGATTCCTTCTCTAGAGAGAAgagctggcatgccacgcccatagtGAGATTATGGGATTCCTTCTCTGGATACaagagctggcgtgccacgcccagtgtTGGCGTGCCACTCCCACAGTGAGATGCTGGGATTCCTTCTCTGGAGACaagagctggcgtgccacgcccagggttggcgtgccacgccctttgCAAATTGTTGAGCAACCTTCTCTGGAAATTagagctggcgtgccatgcctagggttggcgtgc
The genomic region above belongs to Arachis duranensis cultivar V14167 chromosome 3, aradu.V14167.gnm2.J7QH, whole genome shotgun sequence and contains:
- the LOC107479346 gene encoding proteasome subunit beta type-2-B (The sequence of the model RefSeq protein was modified relative to this genomic sequence to represent the inferred CDS: added 120 bases not found in genome assembly); its protein translation is MECVFGLVGNGFAIVVADTSAVHSILVHKSNEDKIMVLDSHKLIAASGEPGDRVQFTEYIQKNVALYQFRNGIPLTTAAAANFTRGELAIALRKNPYFVNVLLAGYDKETGPSLYYIDYIATMHKVDKGAFGYGSYFSLSMMDRHYHSGMSVEEAIDLVDKCIMEIRSRLVVAPPNFVIKIVDKDGARQYAWRESVKDAPVPSA